The Mesobacillus jeotgali genome window below encodes:
- a CDS encoding PLP-dependent aminotransferase family protein: protein MYPTNRGILKPTNYEWSRFMKAPKYKVIINYVKEQITHGIWPVGSRLPSQRDLAKQFGVNRSTVVTALEELAADGLLEGKLGMGTIVINNTWTLMRSAPPVNWNVQVGRGTHQASLSTVQTINLAESDKSLIQLSKGELSQDLFPLEEMRSVLIKVGHELEPFGYEDPKGNRQLREAIAQYLAQKGIMVDASSILVVSGALQALHLISIGLLERESTVFLENPSYVQSLSTFQSAGMKLHGISMDTEGIIPEMIKEAHQSKNSVLYCHPNFHNPTGTLMGETRRHELLRLAETAQLPIIEDDVYGDLWLDSPPPSPIKSHDRHGNVLYLGSLSKSLNPGLRIGWVAGPEAVIDRLADLKMQTDYGSSSLSQRAAAEWLSSGLYEKHLTNVREHLKVRRNAALEALQKHLGNYAEWEKPEGGFFIWVKMNSDISLSDLYRKALAHGVLINPGRIYATQKMQNFRLSFANAPVEDLIKGIAILESLIED from the coding sequence ATGTATCCAACCAATAGGGGGATTTTAAAACCAACCAATTATGAATGGAGCAGGTTCATGAAAGCGCCAAAGTATAAAGTAATAATCAATTACGTGAAAGAACAGATTACACATGGGATATGGCCAGTTGGCAGCAGGCTGCCGAGTCAGCGTGATCTTGCAAAACAATTCGGTGTGAACAGAAGCACAGTCGTCACAGCGCTGGAAGAGTTGGCTGCTGATGGACTGCTCGAGGGGAAGCTGGGGATGGGTACAATAGTCATTAACAATACCTGGACCCTCATGCGGTCTGCGCCTCCTGTTAATTGGAATGTACAGGTAGGGCGGGGCACTCATCAGGCAAGTTTGTCTACAGTTCAGACTATAAATTTGGCAGAATCCGATAAGAGTTTGATCCAGCTGAGTAAAGGAGAACTATCACAGGATTTATTTCCGCTAGAGGAAATGAGGTCTGTTTTAATAAAAGTTGGACATGAACTGGAGCCATTCGGATATGAAGACCCAAAGGGAAACCGGCAGCTTAGGGAAGCGATTGCTCAATACCTCGCTCAAAAAGGAATAATGGTTGATGCTTCATCCATTTTAGTCGTATCTGGTGCTTTACAGGCATTGCACCTCATTTCCATCGGGTTATTGGAAAGGGAATCAACCGTTTTCCTTGAGAATCCATCTTATGTGCAATCCTTGTCCACCTTCCAGTCTGCAGGCATGAAACTTCATGGTATCTCGATGGATACTGAGGGGATCATCCCTGAGATGATAAAGGAAGCCCATCAAAGCAAAAATTCTGTGTTATACTGCCATCCGAATTTTCATAATCCCACCGGTACTCTTATGGGAGAAACCAGAAGGCATGAGCTGCTTAGACTGGCAGAGACAGCTCAGCTTCCAATCATTGAGGATGATGTTTACGGAGATCTCTGGCTGGATTCTCCGCCGCCGTCTCCTATTAAATCTCATGACAGGCACGGAAATGTTCTATATCTTGGGAGCCTTTCGAAGAGCCTGAATCCTGGGTTGAGAATCGGGTGGGTTGCCGGTCCAGAAGCAGTCATCGACCGGCTGGCTGACCTGAAAATGCAAACAGACTACGGTTCGAGCTCTTTATCGCAGCGAGCAGCTGCAGAATGGCTGTCAAGCGGATTGTATGAGAAGCATTTAACCAACGTCAGGGAGCATTTAAAGGTGCGAAGAAATGCTGCCCTGGAAGCATTGCAAAAACACTTGGGCAATTATGCAGAATGGGAAAAGCCTGAAGGCGGATTTTTCATATGGGTAAAAATGAATTCGGATATATCCCTGTCTGATTTATACCGAAAAGCCCTCGCACATGGAGTGTTAATCAACCCCGGGCGAATTTATGCCACCCAAAAAATGCAGAATTTCCGGCTTTCTTTTGCGAATGCACCAGTTGAGGATCTCATTAAGGGGATCGCCATATTAGAATCGCTGATTGAAGACTGA
- a CDS encoding EamA family transporter: MDIRMAAAHVLVILLWGSAFAGIRHGLEGYSPEHLSFLRLFIGSVALLCYAALTKMKLPERKDWPVIFLFGFLGFAVYQTALNFGEQSVSAGAASLLVSTSPVFIGFLGRIFYQESTGKWYWAGASISMLGIIFISMGAEGGFNLGFGVLLILIASLSESLYFVFQKNYLNKYGALPFTAYTIWAATLFMGFLAPGIVDEIAEAPIGATMSAIYLGLFPTVVAYFALAYITAKSGTSEAASSLYLTPAASFIIAWIWLGEVPASMTIAGGMITLIGVSLTYFKGRNEMAESSLNIKG, from the coding sequence ATGGACATAAGGATGGCAGCTGCACATGTGCTCGTGATTTTATTATGGGGGTCGGCATTTGCGGGGATTCGGCATGGACTAGAAGGCTATTCTCCAGAACATTTGTCATTCCTTAGGCTTTTTATTGGCTCAGTGGCTCTTCTTTGCTACGCTGCACTAACAAAAATGAAGCTTCCAGAAAGAAAAGATTGGCCTGTAATATTCCTGTTCGGATTCCTGGGTTTCGCAGTTTACCAAACAGCCCTGAATTTTGGTGAACAAAGTGTCAGCGCCGGAGCCGCCAGCCTGCTTGTTTCTACCTCACCTGTTTTTATTGGTTTTTTGGGGAGAATTTTCTACCAGGAGAGTACCGGGAAATGGTACTGGGCCGGCGCTTCGATCAGCATGCTCGGAATCATTTTCATCTCGATGGGAGCTGAAGGAGGTTTTAATCTAGGTTTTGGTGTACTTCTAATATTAATTGCTTCATTATCCGAATCTCTTTATTTTGTGTTTCAAAAAAATTACTTGAACAAGTATGGTGCTCTTCCTTTTACAGCCTATACGATATGGGCAGCTACCTTGTTCATGGGTTTCCTTGCTCCAGGGATTGTGGATGAGATTGCTGAAGCCCCGATAGGAGCCACGATGAGCGCTATTTACCTCGGTCTCTTCCCAACGGTGGTTGCTTACTTTGCTTTAGCCTATATTACGGCAAAATCTGGTACCTCGGAAGCAGCAAGTTCTCTGTACCTTACTCCCGCTGCTTCTTTCATAATCGCTTGGATCTGGCTGGGAGAAGTACCAGCATCCATGACAATAGCAGGCGGCATGATTACCCTAATCGGAGTTTCATTGACCTATTTTAAGGGGAGGAATGAAATGGCTGAATCCTCGTTAAATATCAAAGGATAA
- a CDS encoding FAD-binding domain-containing protein — MNIVLFNKDLRISDHQPLAEAAKAGEVLPLYIFEPSLWKETALSARHFQFIVESLEELAKGIEGKGGRLLYAIDEVERVLDNLLDIYDSINLFAHKDYRLIDKAEKWVKQNEQVLFTFGPELEDVRDKQFDHRLNSYLKEMLAEVPSKIDVPLKTPDFLLTDLKKLKNFKFKGNKIRFGQQGGEGNAEETLDSFLEGRFSNYIENSQKPLPSSLSSSRLSAYITWGNISIRSIYQKTAEKSQACELEEGKKQLDEFLSKLIARIKVSSMERQNEQLADLSVIKREWNEDWYRRWLAGRTGIPIIDAAMKSLDKTGWMNFSLRGMVISFITNSLLLDEEKPSTALAELYLDYEPALHDYYIQLYSGLRGKMKIMDPVKIGRQLDPDGAFIRRYIPELSRLPAEYIHEPWLYPGFYQLGYDAPMVDVKKVNKYARLQYHEFMGRGKPGRQKTVGDDEQLSFDI; from the coding sequence ATGAACATCGTCCTTTTCAATAAAGATTTGCGTATTTCCGACCATCAGCCTCTGGCAGAAGCGGCTAAAGCGGGGGAGGTATTGCCGCTGTATATATTTGAGCCTTCACTATGGAAGGAGACCGCTCTTTCCGCCCGTCATTTTCAATTTATTGTTGAAAGTCTGGAAGAGCTGGCAAAAGGAATTGAGGGGAAGGGAGGACGCCTCTTATACGCAATTGATGAGGTGGAAAGAGTTCTGGATAACCTCTTGGATATCTATGACTCCATAAACTTATTTGCCCACAAGGATTATAGGTTAATAGACAAAGCTGAAAAATGGGTGAAGCAAAATGAACAGGTTCTTTTTACTTTTGGTCCGGAACTTGAAGATGTTCGCGATAAGCAGTTCGATCATCGTTTGAACTCTTACTTGAAAGAAATGTTAGCAGAAGTTCCATCCAAGATTGATGTTCCGTTAAAGACACCAGATTTTTTACTGACCGATTTAAAAAAACTCAAAAATTTCAAGTTCAAGGGAAATAAAATCCGCTTCGGTCAGCAAGGGGGAGAAGGGAATGCGGAGGAAACACTGGATTCTTTTCTAGAAGGCAGATTTTCAAACTATATCGAAAATAGCCAAAAACCGCTGCCTTCCTCCCTTTCATCTTCAAGGCTTTCTGCTTATATTACATGGGGAAATATTTCAATCAGGTCCATTTATCAAAAAACAGCAGAAAAGTCGCAAGCATGTGAGCTGGAGGAAGGTAAAAAACAGCTTGATGAGTTTTTATCAAAGCTCATTGCCAGGATTAAAGTTTCCAGTATGGAAAGGCAGAATGAACAACTTGCAGATCTAAGTGTAATCAAAAGGGAGTGGAATGAAGATTGGTACCGGCGCTGGCTCGCAGGGAGAACAGGGATCCCGATTATTGATGCAGCCATGAAGAGTCTGGATAAAACGGGATGGATGAACTTTTCGTTGCGGGGTATGGTAATATCCTTCATCACTAATTCACTGCTCCTTGATGAAGAGAAACCGTCCACTGCACTGGCTGAGCTTTATTTGGATTATGAACCAGCTTTACATGATTACTATATCCAGCTATATTCTGGGTTGCGCGGCAAAATGAAAATCATGGACCCTGTTAAAATTGGCAGGCAGCTTGATCCGGATGGAGCTTTTATTCGCCGGTACATACCTGAATTAAGCAGGCTTCCGGCTGAATATATCCATGAACCATGGCTATATCCTGGCTTTTATCAGCTTGGATACGATGCTCCGATGGTCGATGTGAAAAAAGTGAATAAATATGCCAGGCTTCAATATCATGAATTTATGGGCAGAGGTAAGCCAGGCAGGCAAAAAACAGTAGGGGATGACGAACAGTTATCCTTTGATATTTAA
- a CDS encoding DUF3307 domain-containing protein, which produces MLLLSLILAHLLADFYLQTDTMVQDKLKNIKKHIFHHFLMNSTVLGAGWLFFYPQDDPLMAIIWPLLFIPGSHLIIDLVKIKLVDQLTARENLNKLWFFIVDQLLHLFMLLVAMQLFFNISLVSNIDRFIRLLFEKGRDLDPSGTILVIVII; this is translated from the coding sequence ATGCTTTTATTGAGTCTGATTTTAGCGCATCTACTAGCCGACTTTTACCTGCAGACGGACACTATGGTACAGGACAAGCTGAAAAATATTAAAAAGCATATTTTTCATCATTTTCTGATGAACTCAACCGTACTTGGTGCAGGCTGGTTATTTTTTTACCCTCAGGATGATCCCTTGATGGCAATCATTTGGCCGTTATTATTCATACCAGGCTCACATCTAATTATTGACCTTGTTAAGATCAAGCTTGTGGATCAACTTACCGCACGTGAAAATTTAAATAAACTATGGTTTTTTATAGTAGACCAGCTGCTTCATCTTTTCATGCTACTGGTAGCGATGCAGTTATTTTTTAATATATCACTCGTTTCTAATATTGATAGATTCATAAGGCTTCTGTTTGAGAAAGGTAGGGATTTGGACCCTTCTGGTACAATCCTGGTGATTGTCATTATTTAA
- a CDS encoding peptidylprolyl isomerase has translation MAKKGYIQMQNGEKIEFELYPNEAPGTVANFEKLANEGFYNGLNFHRVIPGFVSQGGCPHGTGTGGPGYTIKCETEGNPHKHVPGSLSMAHAGKDTGGSQFFIVHESQPHLNGVHTVFGKVTSNLEAAKAMSNGDVMEKVVVSEE, from the coding sequence ATGGCTAAAAAAGGATACATACAAATGCAAAACGGTGAAAAAATCGAATTCGAACTATACCCAAACGAAGCACCTGGTACAGTTGCGAACTTTGAGAAGCTAGCTAACGAAGGCTTCTATAACGGATTGAACTTCCACCGTGTAATTCCTGGTTTTGTCAGTCAGGGAGGATGCCCTCACGGTACTGGTACTGGCGGTCCTGGCTACACAATCAAATGTGAAACAGAAGGCAACCCGCACAAGCATGTACCAGGTTCACTTTCTATGGCACACGCAGGTAAAGATACAGGCGGCAGCCAGTTCTTCATCGTACATGAGTCACAGCCACACTTAAATGGCGTGCACACTGTATTCGGTAAAGTTACTTCTAATTTGGAAGCGGCTAAAGCGATGAGCAACGGTGATGTTATGGAAAAGGTAGTTGTATCAGAAGAATAG